Proteins encoded together in one Pongo abelii isolate AG06213 chromosome 8, NHGRI_mPonAbe1-v2.0_pri, whole genome shotgun sequence window:
- the C8H10orf71 gene encoding cardiac-enriched FHL2-interacting protein: MMQGNKKCTDGFSDSSSIGSVLDDADREVSSLTDRAFRSLCISEDTSFHDSYLAVSPDITRQVFGTLRQRTVSHTQRKSGIWSQLPSQGTEHSGWAATFQQLPKYVQGEEKYPKTSPPPTPAQRRLEVPVSGLRSSNKPVSKVSTLIKSFDRTESQRCESRPTASKPPALKNPPKFAPLPENSVNFCFDSAFLTVRRVPAEVSNTHQNSHQPGRKHGEQESSKNPEMACHGSSSFLPAANDTATSSESKFPSPHHKPATGEPGRGKGTFLHSENSAFKSWNAHQPKLLERKDTAGTVPESKAPKHYGDTTLLREPCPPECTVSPCQVQASCSQEENRLAAGALSTSVPWGCRDPGAQVFAVEGKAPSSQPDSQEKPAQPPWRKPKTGKKGKESLQDTSEEKTQTNRRGQPLYTKHNPQGQFSENDALDLPVEPNEHYDPPFNISKLLTPIIPNKHALDSAESQPAEGTPSPPGQLNGYQEKEPSECQSRDSYKSKAPSLLFNLKDVRKRVKSTYSSSPLLKGLDEKTRGKVDGKQESVSNGVILPNGLEESPPNELSKERPADDPTASHINPQKDPTADPSEPSADSCLTLSTAPTIAKAPFYVNGEAAERSSYENKEVEGELEMGPAGSGCCPDSREHRPRKHLSLRLCNRDPEPGEATEKMKTHQLENGLSRSVSQETEPEREAGLQNTHLNQKFSPGPLSPEEEDVFYSDSQSDFMPSLKGKAKFSTSSSDQSFASFDDQQKMWLTENQREDRRKDMSAGDSQKDEKENVMGKDEPQYCALSNGHACLEDRSQGEALQREGKSVSGGRTRKASAEEANFRGSRIGDHKGMTFSQAKDLTSSPSSASNRHMLFTIKDNTLRATPVIKPIMLPLLRTMSLEDSLSSGRKEDELPRQEWGEDPGFCAPENQDILGTSTPTNTRGTRVKCMASEVMEDPGQGSSMARMESSQPAPKGNFPSMPLVGGGDRVKPPPDAAHGLVASNCKSGSADPGKLAAPWHIPTIALPEGDIEDQPPPWQPETCWEEQTPGFKSHFLSTSRAGPPGRRLVPSETANSPNPSSPGESSACSPAASNIWEEVSQAPRGSELLREEPPQASPWASSSLARVTRREDLTHALVWEGGSDPLLELSAEDLRTLSPRGSLLDVANSPAGTPGRLELPAQLERTASKPPAVPPKTEKALRRAKKLASKRRKTDQAQEKHGESQEGKPCPEDLEQTQQRPLCPRERLRHSFPVVRSLPPPVHRHSVTGFSEPVGRRPGGPQSLTPPSAYPATQKVLQDPQSGEYFVFDLPLQVKIKTFYDPETGKYVKVSIPSSEGASPEPPPPDTLAAPYVLYPGFQPVPVTALMPLRCSSQLSAPTFLRHGPRASAARARPQSVHESGLQLDPGPHGDCTPHSAGQRPHGPPQSPGEEGAEAPGLGIISTDDLEDFATEGIS, encoded by the coding sequence ATGATGCAGGGAAACAAGAAGTGCACAGACGGGTTCAGCGACTCCTCCAGCATCGGCAGCGTGTTGGATGATGCAGACAGGGAGGTGAGCAGCCTAACAGACCGGGCATTCCGGAGTTTGTGCATCTCCGAGGACACATCCTTCCATGACTCCTACCTGGCCGTGTCCCCGGATATCACCCGACAGGTGTTTGGGACTCTTCGCCAGAGAACAGTAAGCCACACCCAGAGGAAAAGTGGCATTTGGAGCCAGTTACCGTCACAGGGCACGGAACATTCGGGCTGGGCGGCCACCTTCCAACAGCTACCCAAGTACGTTCAGGGAGAGGAAAAGTACCCCAAAACCAGCCCCCCACCAACGCCAGCCCAGAGGAGACTGGAGGTGCCAGTTTCCGGCCTAAGGAGCAGCAACAAGCCTGTCTCCAAAGTATCAACACTAATTAAATCTTTCGACAGGACCGAGAGCCAACGTTGTGAGAGCAGGCCCACTGCCAGCAAGCCTCCGGCTCTGAAAAATCCCCCCAAATTCGCTCCTCTTCCAGAAAACAGTGTCAACTTCTGCTTCGATTCTGCCTTTCTGACAGTCAGGAGGGTGCCCGCTGAAGTTTCCAACACCCATCAGAACAGCCACCAGCCAGGCAGGAAGCACGGAGAACAGGAGTCCTCCAAGAATCCAGAAATGGCCTGTCACGGCTCCAGCAGCTTCCTCCCAGCAGCCAATGACACAGCCACCTCATCTGAGTCAAAGTTCCCCTCTCCACACCACAAGCCAGCCACAGGTGAGCCTGGGAGAGGCAAAGGCACCTTTCTGCACAGTGAAAATAGTGCTTTCAAGTCATGGAATGCCCACCAACCAAAGCTGCTGGAGAGAAAGGACACAGCTGGAACCGTCCCAGAAAGCAAAGCTCCCAAGCACTATGGGGACACAACCTTGCTAAGAGAACCCTGTCCTCCTGAGTGCACAGTCTCTCCCTGCCAGGTCCAGGCCAGCTGCAGTCAGGAAGAGAACAGACTTGCAGCAGGGGCTCTGTCCACATCTGTACCCTGGGGATGCAGGGATCCAGGAGCCCAGGTATTTGCTGTGGAAGGAAAAGCTCCCAGCTCACAGCCTGATTCTCAAGAGAAGCCAGCCCAGCCCCCATGGAGGAAGCCAAAGACTggcaaaaaagggaaagaaagtctACAAGATACTTCAGAAGAAAAGACACAGACCAACAGGAGAGGCCAACCTTTGTATACAAAACACAACCCCCAGGGACAGTTTTCAGAAAATGATGCTCTTGACCTTCCTGTGGAACCCAATGAACATTATGATCCCCCCTTTAACATCAGTAAGCTCCTGACCCCCATCATACCCAACAAGCACGCCCTGGATTCAGCAGAGAGCCAACCGGCAGAGGGAACCCCATCACCCCCAGGACAGCTAAACGGATACCAAGAGAAGGAGCCCAGTGAATGTCAGTCTCGAGACAGCTACAAGTCCAAAGCCCCTAGCCTGCTGTTCAACCTCAAGGACGTGCGGAAGCGTGTTAAGAGCACATACAGTTCCTCACCTCTCTTGAAAGGGCTTGATGAGAAAACTAGAGGTAAGGTTGATGGAAAGCAAGAATCTGTGAGCAACGGTGTCATCCTCCCCAATGGGCTTGaggaaagccctccaaatgagcTTTCTAAGGAGAGACCCGCTGATGACCCCACTGCATCACACATCAATCCCCAGAAGGACCCTACAGCTGACCCCAGTGAGCCCTCTGCAGACAGCTGTCTAACTCTTAGCACAGCTCCGACCATCGCCAAAGCCCCCTTCTATGTCAATGGGGAGGCTGCTGAGAGAAGCAGTTATGAGAACAAGGAGGTGGAAGGAGAGTTGGAGATGGGTCCTGCCGGATCTGGCTGCTGTCCAGACTCCAGGGAACACCGCCCCAGGAAACACCTCTCCCTGAGGCTTTGCAATAGGGATCCTGAGCCTGGAGAGGCTACAGAGAAAATGAAGACCCACCAGCTAGAGAATGGGCTCTCCAGATCTGTGTCCCAAGAGACAGAACCTGAGAGGGAGGCAGGACTTCAGAACACACATTTGAACCAGAAATTCTCCCCAGGGCCCCTCTCTCCTGAGGAGGAAGATGTGTTTTACAGTGACAGCCAATCCGATTTTATGCCAAGCCTCAAAGGTAAGGCCAAATTCAGCACCAGCTCTTCAGATCAATCCTTTGCCTCATTTGATGATCAGCAGAAGATGTGGCTTACTGAGAACCAGCGAGAAGACAGGAGGAAGGACATGAGTGCAGGTGACAGTCAGAAGGATGAGAAGGAGAACGTGATGGGGAAGGATGAGCCGCAGTACTGTGCCTTAAGCAATGGGCACGCATGCCTGGAAGACCGCAGCCAGGGGGAAGCATtgcaaagagaagggaaaagtgtGTCTGGAGGAAGAACCAGGAAGGCATCAGCAGAGGAAGCTAATTTCAGAGGCTCTCGGATTGGGGACCATAAGGGTATGACCTTTTCACAGGCCAAAGACCTTACTTCCTCACCATCTTCTGCTTCAAACAGGCACATGCTGTTTACGATTAAAGACAACACCCTCAGAGCCACCCCCGTAATTAAACCTATCATGCTGCCTCTCCTGAGGACCATGTCCTTGGAGGACTCCCTCAGCAGTGGCCGCAAAGAGGATGAATTGCCAAGGCAAGAATGGGGTGAGGATCCTGGTTTTTGTGCCCCCGAAAACCAGGACATTCTTGGTACATCAACACCCACTAACACACGGGGCACACGTGTGAAGTGCATGGCCAGCGAGGTCATGGAGGACCCTGGGCAGGGGTCGAGCATGGCCAGGATGGAGTCCTCTCAGCCAGCCCCAAAGGGGAATTTCCCATCTATGCCTCTGGTGGGAGGGGGGGACAGGGTGAAGCCACCACCAGATGCTGCACATGGCCTTGTGGCAAGCAATTGCAAGAGCGGTTCTGCAGACCCAGGGAAGCTGGCAGCCCCATGGCACATCCCCACCATTGCTTTACCCGAGGGCGACATAGAAGACCAGCCACCCCCATGGCAGCCTGAAACCTGTTGGGAAGAGCAGACACCAGGTTTCAAGAGTCACTTTTTGTCCACATCCAGAGCAGGGCCCCCTGGCAGAAGACTGGTCCCCAGTGAGACCGCGAATTCCCCCAACCCCAGCTCCCCGGGGGAGAGCAGTGCCTGCTCCCCTGCTGCCAGCAACATTTGGGAGGAGGTTTCCCAGGCCCCCAGAGGATCAGAGCTGCTGCGCGAGGAGCCTCCCCAAGCCAGCCCCTGGGCCAGCTCCAGTCTTGCCAGGGTCACCCGGAGGGAGGACCTGACCCACGCCCTCGTGTGGGAGGGCGGCTCTGACCCCCTACTTGAGCTGTCGGCAGAAGACCTCCGGACCCTCTCTCCAAGAGGTTCATTGCTGGATGTGGCCAACAGCCCAGCAGGCACCCCTGGGAGACTTGAGCTTCCTGCACAGCTAGAGAGGACAGCAAGCAAGCCACCTGCAGTCCCACCCAAAACAGAGAAAGCCCTGCGGCGGGCAAAGAAGCTGGCAAGTAAGAGGAGGAAGACCGATCAGGCTCAGGAGAAGCATGGCGAGTCACAGGAGGGAAAGCCCTGCCCGGAGGACTTGGAGCAGACACAGCAAAGGCCACTGTGCCCCAGAGAGAGGCTCCGACACAGTTTCCCCGTGGTCCGTTCCCTGCCCCCTCCCGTGCACCGCCACTCCGTGACCGGCTTCTCGGAGCCTGTCGGGAGGCGGCCCGGGGGCCCCCAGTCCCTCACACCCCCGTCCGCGTACCCCGCCACCCAGAAGGTCCTCCAGGATCCACAGTCCGGGGAGTACTTTGTCTTCGACTTGCCACTACAGGTGAAAATCAAGACCTTCTACGACCCAGAGACGGGCAAGTATGTCAAGGTCTCCATCCCGTCCTCCGAGGGGGCCTCCCCAGAGCCGCCCCCACCGGACACCCTGGCCGCTCCCTATGTGCTGTACCCCGGCTTCCAGCCTGTGCCCGTGACGGCCTTGATGCCGCTGCGCTGCTCCTCTCAGCTCTCCGCGCCCACCTTCCTCAGGCACGGCCCTCGTGCCTCCGCGGCCCGCGCCAGGCCCCAAAGTGTCCACGAGTCTGGACTGCAGCTGGACCCAGGGCCTCACGGTGACTGCACCCCGCACTCTGCAGGCCAGCGCCCTCATGGTCCTCCCCAGAGCCCAGGAGAGGAGGGTGCAGAAGCTCCAGGCCTGGGCATCATCTCCACTGACGACCTAGAGGACTTTGCCACAGAAGGCATTTCTTGA